One Spirochaetales bacterium DNA segment encodes these proteins:
- a CDS encoding cytochrome C oxidase subunit II, translating to MAAVDLPKSPNVFHPEKPSAVGSRNSLAQEFRDQQAEVDLLLSEEVDKVMNHVISKLPKDVLHRIDVMGGLKEKLYNYFNQNYQNMFNRYVVTTEDEMAKKVRNFVDKEEMKILARYTPREIAALLDQIGGMDKFNTGEIEKSIVNMYGHLQGHIQRGVNDLENLTNSILRQKTDVGAFIRGENAYSIVKCAFKDNIHKPKTVTDVKLSVNILDAELISPIFHYQVTVEYLIKDLLSNYIIDKIDKEIEKYKDELVDEGKEEMSDAQVIFERMRRVEEHTGDDKENPKSKRYFMFSKQLMERVEGLRAEIPPEEFDALNIRENLKKIIDIENIRNRGFNTAINSITSILDTSKMGYQYVENLKNARELILREYEDTNSNALPDERFNIRMKYYDNAQLIEERRAYDVQIKSFEIEVQHIWDVLEMIYEDSKFLKGIVDFNDLAKKTKNKIRNKIKAKTGDPLYEDIDKMWDEITFIKPSDTDVERMNRTYIFEKSKMKKRLLLMNKKLSDMYGYSYPKKRRVMEERLQYLESEFQMFDYMINPYHVQPGLLLDVDITSIKKKKATLDGMANVLNEFLHGVSKGFQDAAFASFSRRRSTVREDIAQSFAAGSSELSYEKGESNDYLNMMASGGEIEQKTTRSVRKSAGKRGPKKGSSRGRKKSGGGGLREI from the coding sequence ATGGCAGCAGTTGATTTACCAAAAAGTCCAAATGTGTTTCATCCTGAAAAGCCGAGTGCTGTTGGTTCAAGGAACTCTCTGGCACAGGAGTTCAGGGATCAGCAGGCGGAAGTTGATCTCCTTTTAAGTGAAGAAGTCGATAAGGTGATGAACCATGTCATTTCAAAATTACCGAAAGATGTTCTGCACCGGATCGATGTTATGGGCGGGCTCAAGGAGAAACTTTATAATTATTTCAACCAGAATTACCAGAATATGTTTAATAGATATGTTGTCACAACAGAAGACGAAATGGCCAAAAAGGTGAGAAATTTCGTTGATAAAGAAGAAATGAAGATTCTCGCCCGTTATACACCCAGGGAAATCGCGGCATTGCTCGATCAGATCGGTGGAATGGATAAATTCAATACCGGTGAAATCGAGAAATCGATTGTCAATATGTACGGCCATCTCCAGGGTCATATTCAGCGCGGCGTGAACGACCTTGAAAACCTGACAAACTCTATTTTGAGGCAAAAAACCGATGTGGGTGCCTTTATCCGCGGTGAAAATGCATATTCAATCGTAAAATGTGCGTTCAAGGACAATATTCATAAGCCGAAAACAGTTACCGACGTCAAACTTTCAGTGAATATTTTGGATGCCGAGCTTATCAGTCCGATTTTTCATTATCAGGTAACGGTCGAATATCTCATCAAAGACCTCCTCTCCAACTATATTATCGACAAGATCGACAAGGAGATCGAAAAGTACAAGGACGAACTCGTTGACGAAGGAAAAGAGGAAATGTCCGATGCCCAGGTCATCTTTGAGAGAATGAGAAGGGTCGAAGAGCACACGGGAGACGATAAGGAAAATCCAAAATCAAAGCGTTATTTCATGTTCAGCAAGCAACTCATGGAACGTGTCGAAGGGCTTCGGGCCGAAATACCGCCGGAAGAGTTTGACGCACTGAATATCAGAGAAAATCTCAAGAAGATCATCGATATTGAAAATATCAGAAACAGGGGATTCAATACGGCGATCAACTCGATCACTTCGATCCTCGATACTTCCAAAATGGGATATCAGTATGTCGAAAATTTGAAAAACGCTCGTGAACTCATTCTCAGGGAGTATGAGGATACGAATTCGAACGCCCTGCCGGACGAGCGCTTTAATATCCGCATGAAATACTATGATAATGCCCAGCTTATTGAAGAAAGAAGGGCATACGATGTCCAGATCAAATCTTTTGAAATCGAAGTCCAGCATATCTGGGATGTGCTGGAGATGATCTATGAGGATTCCAAGTTCCTCAAGGGAATCGTCGATTTTAACGATCTTGCAAAGAAGACAAAGAACAAGATCAGGAACAAGATCAAGGCAAAGACCGGAGATCCGCTTTATGAAGATATCGATAAGATGTGGGATGAGATTACATTCATAAAACCGTCGGATACCGATGTCGAGCGGATGAACAGGACGTATATCTTTGAAAAGTCCAAAATGAAGAAGCGATTGCTGCTCATGAATAAGAAACTTTCGGATATGTACGGGTACAGTTATCCGAAAAAGCGAAGGGTCATGGAAGAAAGGCTTCAATACCTCGAGAGTGAATTCCAGATGTTCGATTACATGATCAATCCGTATCACGTACAGCCCGGATTGCTGCTGGATGTGGATATTACATCGATCAAGAAAAAGAAGGCGACACTCGACGGTATGGCAAATGTATTGAACGAGTTCCTCCACGGTGTTTCAAAAGGCTTTCAGGATGCGGCATTTGCTTCATTCTCACGAAGACGATCGACCGTCAGAGAAGATATCGCGCAATCATTCGCCGCCGGTTCCTCGGAATTGTCATACGAGAAAGGCGAATCAAACGATTATCTCAATATGATGGCGAGCGGAGGAGAAATCGAACAAAAGACCACCAGATCCGTGAGGAAATCGGCCGGGAAAAGGGGACCTAAAAAGGGAAGTTCGAGAGGTCGAAAAAAGAGTGGCGGCGGCGGATTAAGAGAAATTTAG
- a CDS encoding leucyl/phenylalanyl-tRNA--protein transferase, with product MMYILGTMTPFIITSTQHPVFPDHLAPIDYSGLVAIGGKLTVPVLIEAYSKGIFPWSGEDPIPWYSPDPRLILLPDMFHVSKRLRRIIAGKKYEVKFDMDFREIVYKCATIKRKHQNGTWINERIIDTYEELFEKKIGHCVGIYEESRLCGGLYGLSLGKCFFGESMFSETPNTSKLALYHLSCFLKGQNFTFIDCQQVTPHLMNLGAIPVPRLIFLRLLKESGIHHNVPSRWEYP from the coding sequence ATGATGTATATTCTTGGTACGATGACACCGTTTATAATAACCTCGACGCAACACCCAGTATTTCCGGATCACCTTGCACCCATCGATTACTCGGGACTGGTCGCTATCGGCGGAAAACTGACGGTCCCTGTCCTGATCGAGGCCTATTCAAAAGGTATTTTCCCCTGGTCCGGTGAAGATCCGATACCGTGGTATTCCCCTGATCCCCGTCTCATTCTCCTCCCCGACATGTTTCATGTCTCAAAGCGTCTCCGTCGAATTATTGCCGGTAAAAAGTATGAGGTAAAATTTGACATGGATTTCAGAGAGATTGTCTATAAATGCGCGACAATTAAAAGAAAACATCAAAACGGGACATGGATCAATGAACGCATCATCGACACCTATGAAGAACTTTTCGAAAAAAAAATCGGCCATTGCGTCGGTATCTATGAAGAATCGAGGCTTTGCGGCGGGCTTTACGGGCTCTCATTGGGAAAATGTTTTTTCGGCGAATCCATGTTTTCAGAAACACCGAACACCTCAAAACTTGCCCTTTACCATCTTTCGTGTTTCCTCAAAGGACAAAATTTTACTTTTATCGACTGCCAACAGGTCACCCCACACCTGATGAATCTCGGCGCCATTCCGGTTCCCCGGCTTATCTTCCTCCGCCTGCTCAAAGAATCAGGGATACACCATAACGTTCCCTCGCGATGGGAATATCCGTAA
- the hypE gene encoding hydrogenase expression/formation protein HypE, which translates to MGDKKKQNSITLAHGNGGRLTHQLIDDLFISTFGNPILNQLSDGAVFTSGNASFVFTTDAYVVHPLFFPGGDIGTLAVSGTVNDISVMGAQPLFLSAAFVIEEGFSLTSLSSIAASMQKTAGHAGVSIVTGDTKVVEKGKVDGLFITTSGIGIEKPGTVLPKGRLQDGDLVIISGTIGDHGIAVLTARENFPLTTQLKSDCAPLNGLIESILKAVPPGTIRLMRDPTRGGLATTLNEFVEKSSIDIEIEEERLPVKNEVKAICEMTGYDPLYIANEGKVVVVAEAETGSIILDVMKRHPLGKDACIIGRCRKMGSGAGTGMGKVFLKTTIGGERVVDMLHGDMFPRIC; encoded by the coding sequence GTGGGAGATAAAAAGAAACAAAACAGCATCACATTGGCCCATGGGAACGGCGGCAGACTAACCCATCAACTTATCGACGATTTATTCATTTCCACTTTCGGCAATCCGATATTGAATCAGTTATCGGACGGGGCGGTTTTCACTTCCGGCAATGCGTCATTTGTTTTTACAACCGACGCATACGTCGTCCATCCCCTTTTTTTTCCCGGTGGTGATATAGGAACACTTGCCGTAAGCGGAACGGTCAATGATATTTCGGTCATGGGGGCGCAACCGCTTTTTTTGAGCGCCGCGTTTGTTATCGAGGAAGGGTTCTCCCTCACGTCCCTTTCTTCAATCGCGGCATCCATGCAAAAAACTGCAGGACATGCCGGTGTCTCCATCGTTACCGGTGATACAAAGGTTGTTGAAAAAGGCAAGGTCGACGGACTTTTTATCACAACTTCAGGTATCGGTATCGAAAAACCCGGAACCGTACTCCCAAAAGGTCGTCTTCAGGATGGTGATCTTGTTATCATCTCGGGGACCATTGGAGATCACGGTATCGCCGTTTTGACCGCAAGAGAAAATTTTCCGTTAACCACGCAATTGAAAAGTGATTGTGCGCCTTTAAACGGACTTATCGAAAGTATCCTTAAAGCCGTACCCCCCGGCACGATACGCCTCATGCGCGACCCGACACGCGGTGGGCTTGCAACAACCCTTAATGAGTTTGTAGAAAAAAGCTCTATTGATATTGAAATCGAAGAAGAACGTCTGCCTGTCAAAAACGAAGTAAAAGCGATCTGTGAGATGACCGGATATGATCCGCTTTATATCGCCAACGAGGGAAAGGTGGTCGTCGTTGCCGAAGCTGAAACAGGATCGATCATTCTCGACGTCATGAAGCGGCATCCCCTTGGAAAGGATGCATGTATAATCGGCAGATGCCGGAAAATGGGAAGCGGTGCCGGTACGGGAATGGGAAAGGTATTTCTCAAAACCACAATCGGCGGAGAACGTGTCGTCGATATGCTTCATGGAGATATGTTTCCACGGATCTGCTGA